The Idiomarina loihiensis L2TR genomic sequence CTAGCTTGTGGCGCCGAACCGGCGAAAGCGGTAAGAGCACGAAACCGATGGTTTAATAGATACCAACAAAGAGGGAGTTACTCCCTCTTTTAGGCTAGCTTACATACTGGCTAATTTAGTGCTAAAACTAACAGTAATATATTAGCGCTTATTAGTGAGATGAGAGCATGAACAAAAGGAATATTGTCTGGGCGGTGGTCATTATTGGCATCGCCCTTTTCGTTTATCTTAGTATCAACAAAGAGTCGACTAACTATGAAGGCATTGCCAGTGGCAATGGGCGAATAGAAGCCGTCGAAATTAATGTAGCCACGAAAGTTGCCGGTCGCCTCGACAACGTATGGGTTGAAGAGGGTCAGTTCGTGCTCACCGGCGACAAACTGGCAAAAATTGATACCACCACTCTGGAAGCTGAACTGCTTCAAACCCAGGCACAGTTTAAACAGACTCAAAACGCCATCAATACCGCCAAAAGCCAAGTTAACCAACGGCGCGCTGAAAAAGACGCCGCACAGGCCTTATTAAAACAACGAGAATCTGAGTTAGACCTTGCCAAAAAGCGTCTGGCACGCGTACAGAGCTTGTCCCAACAAGGCTCTATGTCGGCCCAGGAGCTTGATGATGCAAAAGCCGCTGTTGTTAGCGCAGAGTCGGCGGTAGCTGCAGCAAAATCTCAAATTGCTTCTACTGAAGCGGCAATTACCACGGCCATCTCACAGCGAGAAGAAGCCGAATCTGCTGCTGAAGCAGCCAAAGCAACCATCGAACGTATCCAAATCCAAATTGATGATAGTACCCTTTTGTCTCCCCGTGATGGCCGCATTCAATACATAGTATCAAGACCTGGCGAAGTTATCGGGAGTGGCGGTCGAGTAGTTAATATGGTCGATCTGAGCGATGTTTACATGACTTTTTTCTTACCAACCCAGATTATTGGAAAGATTTCAGTCGGTAGTGAAGTCCGCATTGTATTAGATGCCCTGCCGGACTACCGCATTCCGGCTAATGTCAGCTTTATTTCAGACGTAGCTCAATTCACACCTAAAACAGTAGAGACCCAGGAAGAACGCGAAAAGTTGATGTTTCGGGTCCGGGCCAGCATTGATAAAAATTTACTAGAACAACATCTGGAACGGGTAAAAACCGGGCTTCCCGGGGTAGCTTATGTCAAACTTGATGGACAGGACAGTTGGCCTATTGAGCTACAATCGGAGCTTGACTGATGTCAACAGACAATGACTCAGTAGTAACACTTAGCGAGATCAATTATTGCTACGGGAAACAACAAGCGCTTGAATCATTATCGCTTACTATTCCTCATGGTAAGCTCTGCGGTTTTATTGGTCCCGACGGAGTAGGGAAGTCCACCTTACTCTCATTGATTTCCGGGGCACGCGCGCTACAAACAGGCCAATTACACGTGCTTGGTGAAGACTTGAGTCAGTCGCGTCAACGCAAACATTTGTATCGTCGTTTGGCTTACATGCCACAGGGGCTCGGCAAAAACCTTTACCCGACTTTATCGGTTGAGGAGAACCTCAGCTTTTTCGCACAACTTTTCGGCATTGACGGTAAACAACGTCGGCGCCGTGTCAGTCGCTTGCTAAAAGCCACTCGCTTATGGGAGTTTCGGGATCGCCCCAGTGCCAAGTTATCCGGTGGTATGAAGCAAAAGCTTGGGCTTTGCTGTGCATTGATTCACGAACCCGAGCTACTTATTCTTGATGAGCCTACCACTGGCGTAGATCCTTTGTCTCGTCGTCAATTCTGGCAACTCATTACTGATATTCGTCAACAGAACCCTGACATGAGCGTTTTAGTCGCTACCGCTTATATGGATGAGGCCGAAGGCTTTGACTGGCTCGCCACTATGAGTGCAGGGAAGTTATTAGCCGCAGGCTCTCCAGACGAATTACTGCAGCAAACGGCAACATCGACTCTTGAAAAAGCCTATATCAAATTGCTGGGTGCGGGATCCAATCAAGGCTTTGATAATACCGCGCGCCTCCCGATAAAAGAAACATCGATTGCTATCGAAGCTCAGGATCTTAGCATGCAATTTGGTGACTTTACCGCCGTAGATAAAGCAAGTTTTCGCATTAAAAAAGGCGAGATTTTTGGCTTCTTAGGCTCTAACGGTTGCGGTAAAACCACTACCATGAAAATGCTGACTGGTTTACTTACCGCAAGCGCGGGTAAGGCCTGGCTCTTTGATCAGCCAATTGAGAATAACCCTCTTGAAACCCGAAAACGTGTAGGCTACATGGCTCAAAGCTTCTCCTTGTATGGAGAATTAACGGTTTACCAAAACTTAAAATTACACGCCCAGTTATTCGATATTCCTAAAAACAGCATAGAAGACAGAATAGACGTCGTTGCTGAGCAATTCGATTTACAGCGACTGTTTCGGCAATTACCGACCCAGCTTCCTGTGGGGGAACGGCAGAGATTATCTTTAGCGGTTGCAATGATCCACCAGCCAGAAATATTAATACTGGATGAACCAACCTCGGGCGTTGACCCTGTTGCGCGGGATAACTTCTGGCAAATTCTGCTAAAACTATCGCGCGATCATGGTGTCACCATATTTATCTCAACGCACTTTATGAACGAAGCTGAGCGCTGTGATCGCATATCCTTAATGCATGCCGGGAAGGTTCTAATAACCGATACCCCCGAAGCTATTACTAAAAGCCGTAATAGTGATTCGCTGGAAGATGCCTTTGTCAATTATTTAGAAGAGGCATCTGACTCTCAGCGAGCTGAACAGTCGATGGAAGACTCACCAGAGCTGCAACATAATGAAAAACTGAAACTCAGTCACGGTTTCAGCATTAAGCGACTGCTCAGCATCAGTCACCGCGAAACCCTGGAGCTTATCCGCGACCCAGTTCGCTTAGTGATGGCCTTAGTCGGTAGCGTTATTCTGATGTTTGTTTTGGGTTACGGCATTAATATGGACGTTGATGAAATTGATTTCGCGGTATTAGACCGTGACCAGACCAGCACCAGCCGGGACTATATTTTAAGCTTATCGGGTTCTCGTTATTTTAATGAAAAAACACCCCTGACAAGCTATGAACAAGTTGACGATGCCTTAAAAGCCGGAGAAATCAGCTTAGCTATAGAAATACCCAGCGGCTTTGCTCGTGATATGCAGCGTGGAGAAAACGTCAGTATAGGAGCGTGGATTGACGGTGCGATGCCAATGCGCGCAGAGACCGCGCAAGGTTACATTCAGGGCATGCATATTGACTGGTTACAAAAACAGCAACAACAATTAAGTAGCCAGTCAACAAAGCCAGCGACGGTCGATATAGCGTCGAGATACCGCTATAACCCCGACGTTAAAAGCTTGCCAGCCATGGTGCCTGCTGTCATTCCACTGTTGTTAATGCTTTTCCCATCGATATTGACGTCACTGTCGGTAGTGAGAGAGAAAGAACTGGGCTCTATTACGAACTTTTATGTTACCCCAACTCGCAAAAGTGAGTTTTTTATTGGTAAGCAACTCCCCTATGTCGTTCTCGCAATGGCGAACTTCTTAATATTGGTTGCTCAGGCGTTGTTTATTTTTAACGTAGAACTCACCGGAAGTTTTCTGGCCTTCTCACTCGCGACCTTTCTCTATGTTCTGTGTGCAACCGCACTTGGACTTATTATGTCAGCTTTTCTTAACAGTCAAATTGCCGCGCTTTTTGGTACTGCACTTGCCACCATCCTGCCTGCATCGCAGTTCTCAGGAATGATCACACCGGTTACTTCGCTGGAAGGTTTTGCTAAGGTTATCGGCGAAATTTATCCGACAACTTACTATATGATTGTCAGCCGAGGCGTGTTTTCGAAAGCTCTGTCGTTTAATGAGCTGCAGGTCATGTTAGTCGGGCTCAGCATCGCAGCCATTCTCTTCATTGCCATTGGTATTAGCTTAGTCAGGAAACAGGAGCAATAAATGCGATCAGTTAAAAATATTGCTCATTTAGGTGTGAAAGAGCTCATTAGCTTGTCGCGTGACCCTATGTTACTGCTGTTTATTATGCTGGCTTTTACCGTATTTATTTATACCGCGGCATCCGCCACGCCACAAACTTTGTACAAAACACCAATAGCCGTTATCGACAATGACCGTTCCCAGCTTTCTAACCAACTGATCAACAGTTTCTTAATGCCTTATTTTTTGCCTCCGGAAGCGGTTTCAGCTCAAGAAGCAGATGAGCTTATGGACGAGGGGCGCTACACCTTTATTATTGATATTCCTGAAGGGCTGCAGCGTGATTTGCTAAGCGGTGAGCAGCCTCAGCTACAGCTCATTGTTGACGCCACTCGAATGAGTCAAGCCTTTACTGGTAACGGTTACATTCAATCTATTATTAATCGCGAAGTCAGCTCCTTCACGCAGTCCGACACTCAGTTACCTGTCGATATAGCCGTAAGGGCGCAGTTTAACCCAGAGCTTGATAGCGGATGGTTCAGTGCCATTATGGAATTGATTAACCAAATTACCATGTTGTCGATTATTTTAACCGGTGCAGCCCTGATAAAAGAACGGGAACACGGCACCATTGAACACCTTATGGTAATGCCGGTCAGCCCTTTTCAAATTATGGTCAGCAAGGTTTGGGCTATGGCCTTAGTGGTATTAGTTGCCTCTGCGTTCTCACTCACTGTGATAATTAAACAGGCGCTTGCTATACCTACCAGCGGTTCCTTAACACTGTTTTTATTCGGTACCGCTCTGCACCTTTTTGCCACCACGTCTATTGGCATTTTCTTAGGAACCTATGCCCGCTCTATGCCTCAGTTCGGGTTACTGTTTTTGCTCATTATTATGCCAATGCAGATACTCTCCGGCGGCATGACACCTTTTGATAGTATGCCGGCTGCAGTTCAGGCTGTGATGTACTTTGCTCCTACCTCTCACTTTACCGAATTTGGTCAAAGCATCTTATTCCGTGGTGCAGGGTTAGGCATTGTTTGGCCACAGCTACTTGCACTAAGCGGTATTGGAGCCTTATTCTTTTGGGTTTCCTGGCGCCACTTTCATGAGCGATTAGCGGATATGGTGTGAACTATTTTTTAAGTCATAACAATGACAAATAGCCTGCCAAGCGTCTTCTGCACTATCCACAATCTGGAACAAATCTAAGTCGTATTCTGCAATAGTGCCTTCTTCTACCAGCAAATCGAAATCGATTGCCCGACGCCAAAATTCAGAGCCCACCAAAACAATAGGAACTGGCTCAGACTTTTTGGTTTGTACCAAGGTTAAAGTTTCGAATAACTCGTCCAGTGTTCCAAAGCCGCCGGGAAAAGCAACCAACGCACGGGCTCGTTGCAGAAAGTGCATTTTGCGAATGGCAAAATAATGAAATTGGAAGCAATATTCCGGGGTTATGTATGGGTTTGGGCGTTGCTCATGAGGCAGTACAATATTCAGTCCAATACTTTCACCTCCGGCTTCCATCGCTCCCCGATTCGCAGCTTCCATGATGCCGGGGCCACCGCCACTGACAATCATCAGGTTTTCATCGTTGTGACGGAGATTGTGTTCGGTCGCTATACGGGCAAACTCCATTGCCTGCTGATAATAAGCGCTATTTTTTAATGCCCGCTGAGCACGCTTTAAGTTACCCTTTAAGCTGTCGTTTCCCGGTTCTTCTGCTAATGCCTGCTCGGCCATGCGAGCATCATGTTGCGCCTGTTCAGGGGATAAGAATCGAGCACTACCGAAGACAACAATGGTTGCGTCTATCTGATGCTTTTCCAGAGTTAACTGAGGCTTTAAATATTCCAGTTGCAAACGTACCGCACGCAAATCGTCCTGAAGTAAAAAATCATGATCGGCAAATGCCAGCTTATACGAACTTTGTCCTTCTATTTTTGCGATAGATTCTTCAGACTGCTTTGCTGAAATTAAGCGGCGTCGATGTAATTCATTTTCTGTCATGGGAAGTCCGTATACATGAATTTAATGGCAATCAATAGCGGCTAGTTTATCTTAAATACAAGGCAAAGCCTTTTGAATTATTCTTTCTCCAGCCGCATAGCAACCATACCGCTATTCTCTCCGGCTTCGTGGAAGCCAAGGCTTTTATAGAGTGACCGCGCCGGCGTATTTTCGGGGTATACATTCAACGTAATAAACCGCGTTTGCTGCTGCGCCCAGGCATTTCCCAGTAAGGCTTTTACAAACAACCGGCCCAGTCCTTTGCCTCTAACTTTCGGGTTAACAATAAGGCAGGCTATGTGAATACCGTTCTCGACTTTTTCATAAGCCTGGGCAAAACCAACCAGCTCTTCATTCTGGTAAAACCCAAAAGTCCCGCGTTCGTTACCTTTAATCTGTTGCCAGATGGCCTCAGCCGGACTGCCATACCGAACTTTATCGCCAAACCACAGCCGGAACTCGGCGGCATTCTCAGGCCAGGTCAGCGCCTCTTTTAACTCGTTGATTTCAGCTTTCTTTAACATCGCTCTTTGTTTTAACAATGGGTTTCCAACTTAAATTAGCACAGAAGAAAACCTAACGTCGCGTTAGTTCGCTAACTAAGGTAATGTAAGGCAAATAAAAAATGACCTCCTAAAAGATGCAACTAACGGCGCCATGCTAAGCAATACCAAACTGCACCAGCAACTCGCTTTACCCTTGATTATTCTCTCTCAATTACTGGGCACGTCCTTGTGGTTCAGCATTAACGGTGTCTGGCTTCCTTTATCGGCAGAGCATCACCTTAACGAAGCAGACTTAGGCGCTTATACCCTGGCTGTGCAGCTGGGCTTTATTATCGGAACTCTAACGCTGGCGTTAACCGGTTTTGCTGATCGTTACCGAGCCAGTCAGATATTTTTACTCTCGAGCATTGCCGGTGCCCTGGTTAATGCCCTATTTATTGTTGCAATTGATCACTCAACTCTCGGCTGGCTATTACGTTTCTTAACCGGACTTTGCCTGGCAGGAATTTACCCAATGGGAATGAAACTGGTGATATCCTGGGTTCCACGCTACGCTGGCAGTGCCCTTTCCTGGTTATTAGCCATGCTAACGCTCGGAACAGCGCTACCACATCTTATGCGTGGCATTACTCTGGACTTTTCCTGGGAAATTCCTCTTTTAACTTCGTCAATACTGGCATTGCTTGGCGGTTTATTAGTGGGCTGGCTTGGTAGTGGGCCTCATTTACCTAGCGTAGCGACACCCCAAACGTTACGTTCCGGATTACGCGCATTAACCCAACCTAAGTTTCGTGCCATAGCAATAGGCTACTTTGGTCATGCCTGGGAACTCTACGCCTTTTGGATGCTGACACCATTGTTGGTATTGCACCCATTAGCGACTCTCAACGTGCCGTTAGGCACAGTGCCATGGCTGGCCTTTAGCATTATTGCTATTGGTAGCCTGGGCTGCATTGGCGGCGGTATCATGAGTAAAAAAATAGGCGGTTTACGCGTTGCCCGACTGGCTTTATTCAGTTCCGGTGCTATTTGCTTACTATACCCTTTAATGACAGAGCTTCCGGCAGGGTTTATTTTCGCTTTATTACTACTGTGGGGACTGACTGTTATCGCCGACTCCCCACAATTTTCGGCACTAGCCGCCCAGTTTGCGCCAAAGGAGAATATTGGTTCGGCACTGGCTATAATGAATGCCATTGGCTTTTCTTTAACACTACCGGCAATATGGCTAACCAGCAATTTGTGGTCTATACATAATGAATGGGTAACCTGGCTTTTACTGCCCGGCCCCGTTATTGGTTTATGGGCAATGCGTAAATTATCAGCATAGAGAAAAAGCATGACGACAGAACGGAAAGACCAGCGTATCTACAAACACGGCATTTTCACCATTGTCGGGGTAATTGCTGCTTTAGCTCTTATTTTTCTTATTGCCAGGTTTGGCTAAGTGAGTACTCGCTACCCCTCACTCACCCTGCAATGTCAAAACTAAAGTACGGGCGCCACCATGATCTCTATGTTCACATAGGTATATACCTTGCCATGTTCCCATATTCAGACCACCTTCGGTAACCGGAACCGTCACGCTACTTCCCAGAATACTGGACTTTAAATGCGCGGGCATGTCGTCAGAACCTTCAAATGTATGCCGGTAATAGGGCGCATTCTCCGGTATCATTTCATTAAAGTGGCTTTCAAAATCCTGCCGCACTGTTGGATCAGCGTTTTCGTTGATGGTCAGGGACGCTGATGTGTGCTTTATAAATACGTGTAATAGCCCCACTTTAACCACGCCGAGTTGCGATAAAGCTTGCTCAACTTCATGAGTAATAAGGTGAAACCCTCGTGTTTTGGGCTTTAACTGAACTTCGGTCTGTTTAGTAAGCATATGTAAACCTATTTGCCGCTTATGAAAGCTTGCCATATGCTGACAGCATACAGAAAATAAAAGTATAACTTAAAGGAAGAATAACCATGCGATACTTAATTATAGTTTTTACCTTGCTATTCAGCAGCGCGGCTTTAGCGCAAGAGAGCGTAGAAGAGGCTACAACGAAAGCTGTCGAGGGCTTTCTTTATGGCGCCAGCATTAACGACCCTCAAGCTCACGACCGTTTCTGGGCAGATGAGTTAACTTATACCAGCTCCAGCGGTAATCGCTTCGATAAAGAGCACCTTATGTCCGGCGTGAAAAGCTCAAAAACCAAAGAACCGGAAAACGTCGAAGTTTGGTACGGTGCCGAAGATATCGAAGTAAAACAATTCGGTGACACGGTGGTTTTTAATTTCACACTAACCGCCGAAGAAGAAGGAAAAGTGACAAAATACTATTACAATACCGGCGTTCTCATTGAGCTGGATGGTCGCTGGCAGGCAGTTAACTGGAACGCGACTGAAGTCCCTGAATAAAACCGACATAAACGCCGGGGGTAAAAATGGCAAGAGCACACGCATTACATATTTTAGTCGAGACTAAAGATGAAGCCGAAAAACTAAAAGAGCAACTGACCAAAGGTGCTAAGTTTGCCGAGCTTGCACGTAAGCATTCACTTTGCCCCTCGGGCAAAAAAGGTGGTGACTTAGGCGAGTTTAGCCGCGGACAAATGGTTCCTGCTTTTGACAAAGTAGTGTTCGGCAAGCCCACTCTTGAAGTGCATGGCCCGGTCAAAACCCAATTTGGCTGGCACTTAATTAAGACGTTGTCTCGCAGCTAGCTAGCCGGGGCGGTGCCGGACTTAATTATTTTGTTCCGGCTCAACGCCTTTCTCGTTTTCAGATTTTACATAAATAGCAATGCCTTCTCCGGTTTTATCAGTCAACCCAAAAGCCTTACCCACACTCACTCCTAAGCCCAAGTTACCAGAGTATTTCCCGGCACCGGTGCCGACATAAACAGAGTTACCTTCTTTTTCACCCGTTTTTTGAAGCAAAATTCCATTCGCCCCAACTTTTGCCGCTTCCTGTTTCAGGCGCTTTAATACAGCATCCATTTTCGCCTGCTCACCAAAGCTCCATGAGGAGTCGCTGGTTGCTTCAATTAAGGCAATTTCCTCATAGTTATCTGGCTTTTCTAAATAGACTTTTACCTGCTCAACCGGAATTTCCGGACGGGCATCACCAATAAGCACGGAAGAAGACGGTGACGCACAGCCCGCCATTAACAACGCCAGACCAAAAACTAAACCATAAGAAATGTTGTGTTTCATAATACGACTCTCGTTTTTAATTCCATCCTTAATCAATAGCACAGAAGTGGAGATTTCACTCAACTCTTTCAATATCTTTAAGGAGCCGTAGAATGCAGTTGGAATAAACGCTGTTCATGCTTTATTAAAAGAGGAGCTTTCAATTGGCGCACCAAAAACCGCACCTGCCCAGTAAGCTATGTTCTGTTTGCCAGCGTCCGTTTATTTGGCGTAAAAAATGGAAGGACTGCTGGGGTGACGTTAAATACTGCTCTGAGCGCTGTCGAAGACAAGGTCGTCAAAACTAGCCACACCTGATGATACCGAGGGTCATCAGCGCCAATAGTCGGGTGGTATTTTCGCCAATATTTCATAAAATTCTTTAGCCGCTTTTCTTCTATGCTAGCGTGGTTTTGTAAAGATTGGAATGTGTATACTGAACCTACGAACATAAAATTACGTACTAAATCGCACAGGAGAAAACCTGCTTAAAACAGTGGACAATGGTTTTGCTTAAGCGTAACCATGTCCATATTCCTATTTACACCAGCCGGGTCTTATATTTTCAATGAATAAAGCCGCGTTCGCCGATCTTGCCGAATACATGGATTTGCTATTAGATGCGATTTGCGTTGTTAATAAGCAGCACCAGTTCAGTTATTTGAGCCCGGGTGCAGCCCGTGTTTTTGGCTATACCCCTGAAGAAATGATTGGTCGTTCAATGTTTGACTTTATGCACCCCGATGACCATCAGGCAACCATGGCTATCGCTCAACAAGTCAACTCAGGTAACGAGGTTGTTCAGTTCGAGAACCGATACATACGTAAAGACGGCTCAATAGTGCATTTGCTATGGTCCGCGCGCTGGTCTGAACGAGACCAGATGCGGGTTGGCGTTGCCCGGGATGTATCTGAGCAAAAGCAACTTGAAGCAGAACGTGAAGCTTTAATAGCGCGCTTAGAGCATATGGCACTGACCGATCCATTAACCCAGCTCCCCAACCGCGCACTATTTTATGACCGGGTTCGTACATCACAAACACGAGCAGAACGCGATGGCGGCGGCCTGGGTCTGTTGTATTTAGATCTCGATAAATTCAAAGTTATCAATGACGCCTATGGGCACGCAACCGGAGACCAGTTACTGAAGGGAGTTGCTGAACGGATTGCAGCTTCAGTTCGTGCAACCGACACGGTAGCGCGCTTAGGTGGCGATGAGTTTGTGGTACTTATTGATGCGGTTCCGACAACAGATGAAGGAGTCGATATAGTGCGAACCGTTGCTGAGAAAATTCGTCAGGCAATGCAGGCACCATTAATACTGCCGCATGGAGAAGAGGTTGTTACCGCCAGTATAGGAATGGCTCTGTGGCCTAAACACGGAGACACCGTAGACGCTCTAATAAACCGGGCAGATCAAGCTATGTATCAGGCCAAGCGCGGCGGTGGGAATCGACTAAGTGAATAGCCAATGAAAGCAGCGCATCACCGCAGAGTTAGTGCGGTGATGCGCTGTATTTAGGGAAAAGATTTAAGAACTTTTCGTTTCGCTAATATAGTCGTTAACGAATTGCTCAAGTACATTAAGTGGTACCGGACCACTACCCAGCACAACGTCATGGAATTCACGAATATCAAACGCATCACCAAGCTCTGATTTAGCTTTTTCGCGCAATTCAAGAATTTTGTTCATACCAATTTTATAGGCTGTTGCCTGGCCTGGCATAACAATATGACGCTCAACCATTTTCACGGCATCGGCTTTCGCGTTCGGCGTATTGTTCACGTAGAAATCGATACCCTCTTCACGAGTCCATTTTTTGTCATGGATACCGGTATCAACAACCAAACGCACTGCACGCCAAAGCTCCATAGCTAAACGACCAAAGTCAGAGTAAGGGTCTTCATAAAGGCCAATCTCTTTTGGAAGTTTTTCGGTATATAGCCCCCAGCCTTCTGTATAAGCCGTGTAACGGCCATACTTTCTGAAACTCGGAATACCTTCTAGCTCCTGCGCCATTGCAATTTGCATATGGTGGCCCGGAATACCCTCATGATAAGCCAAAGCTTCCATCTGATACGTCGGCATAGATGACATATCGTACAGGTTGGCGTAATAGATTCCCGGACGTGAACCGTCCATTGACGGCTGCTGATAGAATGCTTTACCTGCAGACTTCTCGCGGAAAGGCTCTACCGCTTTTACCGTTAACTCAGCTTTTGGTTTATTAAGAAACAATTCATCAAGGCGTCCACGCATGTCATCAATAACCGCAGTGGCTTCATCCAGATAACGTTGACGACCTTCTTCCGTACTCGAATAAGTAAAGTCGTCACTGTTGCGCATATGTACAAAGAACTCCTGAAGCGTGCCGTCAAAGCCAACTTCTTTCATAATGCCGCGCATTTCTTCGTGAATACGCTCTACTTCGTCCAGACCAATTTGATGAATTTCATCGGCAGTCAGGTCGGTCGTGGTGGTGCGTTTTAATGCGTTATTGTAAAAAGCTTCGCCATCAGGAAATTTCCAGGCGCCGTCTTTAGTATCCGCTTGCTCAGCAATGCCCTCTACTGAGGTGATCAAGCTTTCATAGGCCGGTTTTACTGATTCCAGCATCGCTTTTTTCGCCGAATCTAAAAGCTCATCGCGCTGACTGTCATCAATA encodes the following:
- a CDS encoding sensor domain-containing diguanylate cyclase, giving the protein MNKAAFADLAEYMDLLLDAICVVNKQHQFSYLSPGAARVFGYTPEEMIGRSMFDFMHPDDHQATMAIAQQVNSGNEVVQFENRYIRKDGSIVHLLWSARWSERDQMRVGVARDVSEQKQLEAEREALIARLEHMALTDPLTQLPNRALFYDRVRTSQTRAERDGGGLGLLYLDLDKFKVINDAYGHATGDQLLKGVAERIAASVRATDTVARLGGDEFVVLIDAVPTTDEGVDIVRTVAEKIRQAMQAPLILPHGEEVVTASIGMALWPKHGDTVDALINRADQAMYQAKRGGGNRLSE
- a CDS encoding DUF885 domain-containing protein, with product MTTACSDASKEEATTATVESKTATTENTTQNAEQTESEKANKLFEDIFMENVMRSPMYQSYLGIKDDQDKWDDISEERAKEDLEFQKAQLERVMAIDESKLNEQTKISWTLMKQKLENDIADFKWRHYNYPVNQMFGMHSSVASLLINQHGISEVDDAEDYIARLNGLPELFEQLAENLELRAEKGIIAPKFVYPYVISDSENIITGAPFDDGEPSALWADFSKKIDGLDIDDSQRDELLDSAKKAMLESVKPAYESLITSVEGIAEQADTKDGAWKFPDGEAFYNNALKRTTTTDLTADEIHQIGLDEVERIHEEMRGIMKEVGFDGTLQEFFVHMRNSDDFTYSSTEEGRQRYLDEATAVIDDMRGRLDELFLNKPKAELTVKAVEPFREKSAGKAFYQQPSMDGSRPGIYYANLYDMSSMPTYQMEALAYHEGIPGHHMQIAMAQELEGIPSFRKYGRYTAYTEGWGLYTEKLPKEIGLYEDPYSDFGRLAMELWRAVRLVVDTGIHDKKWTREEGIDFYVNNTPNAKADAVKMVERHIVMPGQATAYKIGMNKILELREKAKSELGDAFDIREFHDVVLGSGPVPLNVLEQFVNDYISETKSS